The genomic region tcaatgtttaaaaatatatatatatatatatataataaagtgtCATAATTGATACCATCCACCTAAAACAATGTACACaagattacaaaatatatattaattagtgcATGGCATAATATATTCATGACTAATATAGTAGTTGAAAATTTAGGTGCAtatcatttctttaattttactattttaatttttttgtcttattgTTCAATGTTTAAAACactagaaattaaaaaaaatttattccctacattacaaattcttataattaaaaattataataaattaatatttttatttataataaaataaaattaatataaaaacataagtGTTGAACcatgatcaattaattaattattttgattttaattatggcCAAATCATTTATCGTTCGTACTTCTTGactataactaaaattttagatttagcAGCAGAAACacagaaaataacaaattattaattaatcaacattcgtcacaattcttttatatttatacataatataatgagttgtaacaaaaaattaatattttttttcgagTGAAAGAGATATCAGGATATGATATGATATGTGGGGGCGATATATTTagtgatttgagaaatattctattaacaaattaaagtacccaatatttttattttatgttacaaataattacatcGTCCTTTcctgaaattttatataattacacacaaatcttttgttgttgaaaaattacatatagtattccttatatttgtttctatttaataaataaatttttttattaatcaaaatccactaaatttgttgttgTCAGCAAAAATGTTGAacgaaaatctatatttaccttcgattgatttattattaactcattgaaagtcaaataaattttttctgaccaaactacttttataagggtgaaaatatacctcctcacatgtatTAGCGTATAAAGAtgtataatgataattttgttaggaaaaaaaattgtttgatttgcCATTAGTCAACAATGAAtcaatttgatataaatacgattttctattcaatttttttttgctaatatcaataaatttcgtgaaattttataaaaaaatctatttattatataaaaacatacattagaagaattaaacataattttcaagcaacactaagtatatttataattgtattaaatttgagggaatgaaaataaaattatacctttattttattataaagtaaaagttgcaatacatatatatatataattagtggaATATAATGTAATGAGAGGCAATATATCCATGATAGATAAGGGACAAAGGCGgctattatcaattatttcctatacaagaagaaagaaaacaatgaaGACTAGTGATGCGTAGTCACGTCAAAGTTGACATGCACTACTTTTTAAACTTacattgtaataataatggtGAATATTGTAATCAATGTTTTATGGCAGGCAATGTTTTTCAcaagtacaatatatatatatatatatatatatatatatagcgtTGCATCGTGGTAGCTTCATGGCATGCACTGACTCCATCACATTTTATATTCCAGAGCAAGACAACCAGAAATGATATAGAATTCTATCATTTTTGCAATGAATTTTGGCTATATTTGCATTCATGCAAAGAAGGATcctgaattaaaatttaggggAGGACAAGGATAACTACCCTTTGTCTTATTAGTTTTAggcattttttgtattaatatctcttaaaatttagtgtaaatatacgtaaaatttttgtactttAGAAGATTATGTTTAATACTCATGATGCttgtttttgtctaataaataaattcattatgTTAATCAAAATCTACGAAATTTGTTGGTATTAACAAAacaattgaatgaaaatatatatttaccacCAAtgaacttattattgatttattgtaggtcatataaatctttttctgATCAAAGGTGaaactttagaaaaatttattttatttaagcatGAAGTAAAAACCCGACTGGTAAAAAACTTAACTAAAACCTGATAGTGGAGCAGAATATACAGCGGGTGCGTTTACCAAATATTGCAAAACGTTTGACACTTCCATAGTCACCATCTTCCAATGGAATAGCAGGatgaaaaagtaaaacatTTGATCATGAACAATCTGTTAATAATTTCAGGATTATATTGTTCCTTATTTCCAACAATAAACAGTTttggaaaaacaaatttgataaatttgaaaatatcgaaagttttatataaaagaccgcgtttatattttcagataagaTTTGAAAAATGGTTACAATTGAACAGATTTTGGGTTCGAAACAATTCTAATTTCTTCAAGATTGCACTGTTCATTGTTTCCAACTAATTTTGCTTCGAAATTCCTTCATAACAAAATCCTTTGCATATGTTTAGATAATACTAAATGTAAACGgatttcacattttttcattttaatattgaacTAAGTTATAATGAATATgaatggatttcaaattctttttaaatggaGTCATTTAAATTGTTTCTCCAAACTCACCCTAAAAGATTTTTATTGTGGGACAAGCTATGATTTAATATAACTCTTACAATTCcatatctttatatattttccaaaGCACAACTTAATCCCTTAAACTTTCAATGTGGGACAACTATACATTCTTATTCTCCTTTACATCTAATTTATGAATTCACCTTAATTGACATTCGACTTATTAGATCAAAATTGTATGAGATTGACATCTAATTATGCCAATTACAACGCTTAATACAAGCttaaggatttcaaatcctttaTAACGAATAATCAGTTGAATGAGATCAAATGATTTGTCATCGTGGATTTGAAATCATTCCATCCAAATATAGcctaaaataaatgtaataaatataaaaacaacgTATCTAATATTGTTTTGGTGGGTAGGGCGAAGTCCATCACTGGATTGATGGATTTGGATTCAAGGTaattatttgaagaaataattttaaatgattaaataagaaaataattaaaattcatcaacgaaatatatataattttaaattagccAAACAAGTCTAGAAGATTTGTTTCGGGGAATTTCAAATCCATAATTTCTAATCTATCAGTCCAATATATTCAGaacatcttataattttacatgttttttttggatcttataagatgttatattttattttaaaaataaaattttaaaatacttgaataaaataaaattaagtagaTTATACAATGTGAATAATGACACTTTTgtaatatgatcaaaattgaaaaaatttgttaaaatttaaaaaataagtagaGTAGAATCtcgttttttaaataaaggaGCATACCGGCTCTtgatatcttattttttaatcttatgaGCTCATTTtcgagaaaaaggaaaaagaaaaaaaactaaaatacatttcaacaatttttgaactttcaaatattttatcagaaaatttaaaaaaattataatctcaTCAACACCCTCTAATTAAGACTATatgaattgtattttattgtcTCTCAATATCATTCTTcatgtttaattttgatatggaattttatatgatggttaaaaaagtaaaaaaaacatgtatttttatgttattgtATTCTATTTAGTGATTAACTTTGtaatataaaagtttattaaattttaattctactTTAAGATGTTTCcgcccaaaaaaaaaaaaaaaagaaagactaGTGTTCGAGTTAAATAGTATTTAATCCTTACGTGTGAAACAGGatgaaagtaaattaataattatcctAGGTGATTATACAATTGTATCTGTCGAGTCATATTTACATAGTCAGATTGGATTGAATATCCGACCCAATCCAACTTAGCGGTTTGTTTACTTTTCAAATTGTgtgaaatattgatgtaattatatacttattgttcacaaaaataattagaaaattatattatatcccGTGAAATaactctttttaaaattactattctatgttagtttatttttacaatttcagtggcaaatatatacttttaattttatttagattttcgTATGAAATGAGgatgtatttaaattattattttaaacacTGAAAACTGAATGTgtttttaatatgtataaacaagtatatttttatttaattattattttaaaaactgaAAACTGAAATAGTGTAATCAAATGTGGATTTTGGTAGAGATGTTGAATTATGCGGTTGGATTCGGCCCGAATTCGTTAAGCCCCACCGCAACCATGGCTACCACCTCTTGCCTCTTGGGCTTGTGCAGCTTCTCCTTTTAAACAAATGCAAACAACTCTCTTGCGATGAtgtaaataagtatattatttttttataaaacaagtagcattttatttttttttatatttttagtcccaaaattttaaaatcatgcCTTTTTAGTCTTAAAATTACGATTTCTTCGTAGTCCCAAAACCACAACGCACAGGACTTTTTAGACTAAAAATGCGTcgattatgagttttatgggactaaaagcaATACGTGTCATAATTGtggtatcaaaataaattccgCCCTTATTTTATAGgactgaaaaaatattttgtccatattacatttaactcttcataagtataaaaatatacttgacAATATGAATTAAggagcaaaattaaaaatttatattaattttttttactaccGTCAATATTTTCTGttcaaatataacttaaaaaaatcaaacgtAAATAGAtccttttagaaaaaaagtgcaaatatgattttaaaataaaaatataattttatatttttaaaaagggcCACTACGTCTAATTAaccttaaaatttttgaaaagccAAGCAGATCACTCTCTTCATACATCATATTGGACATCAGGGATAAAGTGAAACATCAGTGGAATAGAAGATCTGAACTGCTATTATTTCATTTAGGCAACATGTCAATATTAGGGGTGTTTGAGTAAGCTTATTTCAGACATTTTATATGTTACTATATATTTCATGAGATGGTATAAGAGTTTAAAGatgttagaattttatttttaatataagttCTAAAAGTATTTCGATAAGTAAGATGTCAAAGTTTATGTGAAGTTAGGGGTTCTGACattaataagttttttatactataataACGActgaaaaaatcataaaattattagtatttaaaGTCATATAAACAGATAATTTTACTTTGggagaaatattaattatatgaagattaaaagtgaaatattaACATTACGGCTATGTTTTAATCTATTGAATGATAAGATCGATTAAAGAGTATACAAGATGTTTTAAAGAAATGGGTAgagttaatttttcttaaagagcttataaattctttaaaagaTTTGATTGGAtatgaattaaaatcataataaataattattattaatcatagttaaattaactcaagaaatttatattatccAATATAGTTGGCATGGCCATGAGCTATACATAgcaaatggaaaattttgtcATGGATTCTAGCCAGATAAATGCTTAGCcacatttataaaaatcatgactaacaatcattatataattgtagtcaataaatatttactatgactatttttattttttccctggagaattagagataattaaatgttaaatttgttCAAGGGTATGTGACGAATTGAAACTTGTCATGTCCCGACAAAGTCGGGTTTTGTCATAGACCATGAGAAGTCAGATTTTCAGTTATTAATACAGGTTCATACATTGTTTTAAGACAAGAGATTGATGTTAGCTAGtcttgattcaagtttcaacTTGCGTGTGCAATGTCCAACACATAGGAATAAGAACAGCTTAACAAAAACCAtagtaaaaaatgagaaaaagaaaaccaagaaataaaaacaacgTAATCTGTTCTGCTTGATCAACTTCATCGCCTAAACCAGAAAGAGATGACAAAAATCGACATTTCTCGACCTCGATTAATAAGAAGATCCGCCGCCTGCATCACCACCTTCTCCGCCGCCAATGACTTCTTGCACAAGAGTCTGCCCCACTCCCTGAAACGCCCCTTCCACAAATCCCTGCATCGCAGCCATCATCAAATTGCCTCCCAACCCATCACCTCTCGCTGGCTGATTAATCTGTTGATTTCCCGGCACTACGGATCCAGGGACTTGACCCGGAAACTGATTAACACCGTAACCATGAGGATTCCCGATCCCACCTGTACTCGCACTGTGCATCAGATAAGGCTGCGGCGGCCCTATGGAGCCGTTGACTTGGGGTGCCGCCGCAGGCGGCGGAGCTGGAAATTGGCTATGGATGTTCATACCGCCGGTGCTTAAACTATGTGTCAACTGATTCTGATAAGGAGATGCTGCCGTAGACGCCAGAGGTAATGAATGGTGGTGCTGCAGCACAGGCGGCGGAGCTGCCGCTGTACAGTCCAAATGAACATCAAATTCACAGGAACTGCAGCGGTATAGCCACTGCTTGGACCCGATTCTGCGACAAATATCGCAGGAGAATCCCGTAGAATTCGCATACGGGTCCTTGAAAGTGAGCTCGAGCTCGCAGGAGATGTGGGCTTGGTGTCTGATCTTGAGCGGCTTGGAGGCGCAGGTGACGTGGAGATCGTACTCGCAGCGGGTGCAGTGGTAGCTCCAGCCGTCTCCGCAGCGGCCGCAGGCGTCGCAGCTGAATATGCCGCGGGGGTAGGAGGCGGTGGTGAGGAGGGAAAGGGTGCAGCCACCGTGGGAAGGGTGGGTGATGAGCTGGGGGAGCTTGGCGCAGGAGTGGTGGAGGGTGAAGTTGCAGGGTTTGCATGTGTACATGGTTCCACTGGATTGGAGCTTGCATCCGGAACAAAGAGTCTGGGGGTTGTAGAGCGAGAGGGGGTGGAGCTCGTGTGGGTGGCTGAAGTGCATGAGCGGTGAAGACGGTGGCGCCGCCGCCGACGGAGTTGGATTGGTGACCCTGCCCATGAGTGTGAGAGAATATGGCGGTGATGGAGAGTGAGGATGGATAATAAAGATCGGAAGCACGTTGACTTTGGGTGGTCAGTTGTTGCCCAAGTCAAATTCCAACGCGTTTCCCAGCTGTGATGATTAATCAGCTAAGACCCAAAATTAgggtttcaaaatttaaaagtacgtctttttaattccaacatcataaatttattttagtctCAAAATCACAATatacatgattttttaaaattcaaaatatgtgaatataaattttatagattaaaagtaataattatcataattgtgataccaaaataaattatgccCGTATTTTATAGAATTGCAAAAAATTTTTTACCCATTGAATATCATAcaactaaaagaaataaaaaataataatacctgatgaaaaacattaattaatatcaactaGTTGTGATTTATAAGTTCAAGtacactatatataatacatttgagaaataatgtcaacaataacAAGTTAACAACTTCAAgaacaaaatttgatatatattaaatttctctttttcggGTTGATTTTTCGtcctaatttttataaaagaaagattCTAATCTACTGATTTTTCTCGCTCTATCATGTAATCATGCTTTGATTcgattatttttcaaatccaaattagaaatttcatcaataactacgtaatttttttaaatgaatttaataagtacattttaatttacatgCTCCGCTTACAAACAATGATTTACGACACCATTATATGCACCAATTTTTGTTGTGTTGATAACATTttaaagttgatttttttttctttctatttttaaaatattatgtgttgatttatatattttattttttttaattataatatattttaaaacatatacaCATAGAAACGTCGCAATGCTCCGACTGATTGATCAACACATATTTGATCCGTTCTTTCCTTTGTTGTTGGTGGTTGTGGTGGCGTTGCAACATCGAATTAAGGATGGTAAAAGTCACAATACAACTATAGAGTTGAACGAGTCTCAAAATGCATcgattattgaaatatttacaatgtcttaaatatgaaataataaaatttcagtAATTATAAATCGCAcgaaatctataaaaaaaaattgaaattttgtctaacgaaaatttttgtgtttctgAACTTAATGAAGCAAGAAATTATtctaaatgatttttttaatttagttgaaTCCTATGATTCTCTACTTTGAAAATGCGAATTTCGATTTGCCAACTTTAAATGTGAGACTCGACATTTTGATTCCATTTGACGTTAGGCTTGAGATTTCATTAATGTTAATAAGAATACCGTTTTCTTGGTGGAATCAAGATTTTTAGCTTATGCCAAGACGGACTTGTGCTTCAATAACGTTAACTCGTAGATTTTGCACTATAATCACGAATTAAATGTCAAAATTTCTTGATCTCCCCGATGAATGTCTTGACTTTTATCTTGAATGCCGTGGATCTCCTTGATTTGCGCTagagataatttttaaatttcttgaatgtTCTCTTGTTTGTCTAGCATTGTATTCCCAGTTATTGAAAAAACACTCATATTTATAGTTGTATGGTGAAAGACTTTGCCATACTATTTAATATTGCATTATAAATTTCCTACAAAAGTTTAAAAGTATAAGTCACAAATTTGGtgataaagagaaaagaaatggaaTGTAGacaaaataatgagaaaatttttgtgttgtggtATATTAGTCGTacagagcttataagatatttttaaaaaaatgggtgaagttaactttttgtttttattttttttttattaaaactcaATCTCTCAAACATCTTTTGAAGAGGTTGTAAGCTTTGCCAAACACCTCTAAATGTCGGAAGACCACACGTGTGTTATGAATTAAATGTCTATGGAACATTGCACTGAATAGATGTTTTGTTGCCTTTTTACTATTGGAACAAGTAAAATGTAACCCTGCATATGGAATAAATAATGTCATCAAAATTGTGAAGGATTAGTTATGATTTGATATATCATACGTTAAGGCATGGTATAGTTGGAGGATGActcatgaaattatttatggcACATGGGAGAGCTCTACAAGAAAGCTACCCAGTTACTTAGGCAATCTTCAGAACTGGAATGAAGAAACAGTTGTTGGGTGTGAGCACAAAATTTTCCAGTGCTCAAGCGGAGCTTATGTAATTACTTATTCTATGTGTTCCAATCATGTGTTGAAGGATTCCAATTTTATCGAAAAATTATCAGCATAGACAGAACTCACTTGTACAccaagtaaaatataaaatattgattgtaGCTGGGATGGATGGGAATCAATAGGTATTGCCTGTTGCATTTGTTATTGTCGATGAAGAAGCATATCTATCTTGCAAATGGTTCTACAGATGGTGTGCAAACATATTGTAAGAGGATGTTTGGAACTTGCTTTATTTCTAACCATCATTCTGGGCTCATGGGAGCAATAGATgacattcttgattttgttcCTCCTCGCAGTGTGCATTGACTTTGTTTGAGGGACGTGTGTTCAAACTTCAATAGTGATTTAAGGACGTATAATTGAAGGATCTTTATCGAAAAGTTGTCAGAATATCAAATTA from Sesamum indicum cultivar Zhongzhi No. 13 linkage group LG3, S_indicum_v1.0, whole genome shotgun sequence harbors:
- the LOC105158187 gene encoding uncharacterized protein LOC105158187; the encoded protein is MGRVTNPTPSAAAPPSSPLMHFSHPHELHPLSLYNPQTLCSGCKLQSSGTMYTCKPCNFTLHHSCAKLPQLITHPSHGGCTLSLLTTASYPRGIFSCDACGRCGDGWSYHCTRCEYDLHVTCASKPLKIRHQAHISCELELTFKDPYANSTGFSCDICRRIGSKQWLYRCSSCEFDVHLDCTAAAPPPVLQHHHSLPLASTAASPYQNQLTHSLSTGGMNIHSQFPAPPPAAAPQVNGSIGPPQPYLMHSASTGGIGNPHGYGVNQFPGQVPGSVVPGNQQINQPARGDGLGGNLMMAAMQGFVEGAFQGVGQTLVQEVIGGGEGGDAGGGSSY